CAATTTTCCTGTACCATAAGACAAAGTTTACTTCCATCTAATACATAATTTGCCTTGTGGATCAAAGACATTTCCAGTGTCCTTGGTTATTCTTGTACCTACAAAGTATGTGTGAGGCCAATCAGACACAAGTCACACAGATTTTTTTACTTGGGTTTCAAGGTTTATACAAATTCAAACTTGTATTTTTTGTTGGGTTTCTTTTATCCTATATTTTGGTACTCAGTGGTAACTTTCTAATTATCACTTTGGTGACCACTACTGATCATCTTAAAATCCCGATGTTCATTTTTTTGAAACACTTAGCTCTCACCGATATCCTTCTGACCACTACTGTAGTGCCTTTGatgctgcacatcatattggttgATGAAGGAACCTTGCCATTCATTGGTTGTATTGCCCAGCTTTATTACCTTGGTATTTTTGGGTGTGTTCAAACTCTTCTCATCACTGCTATGTCATACGATCGATATCTGGCTATTTGTAATCCATTGCGCTATGCCTCCATTATGAACCTTCATGTTTGTCTCAGATTGGTTGTTGGTTTATGGTTCTCAGGCACCCTGGTAATGTCAAGTGAAATCATTGTGGTGTGTCAATTATATTTCTGTGGTCTTAATTATATTGATCATTTCTTTTGTGATTATGGGCCCATTGTGGAACTATCTACATCAGACAAATTTTATTTTGTGATACAAGACATTATCAGTTCTATAGTTATGATTGCCAGTCCATTTGCATTCATGGTCATAACCTATGCCTGTATCTCTTTATCAATTATGAGGATATCTTCTGCTAATGGACGAAGAAAGGCCTTCTCTACTTGTAGCTCCCATCTGACCACAGTTTGCACTTATTATGGGACTTTAATCATTGTTTATGTAATTCCAACTGACTACAGCTCAGTGAATATCAATAAATACATGTCTTTGTTGTACCTTGTGGTGACACCAATAATGAACCCCATCATCTACAGTCTGAGGAACAGAGAAATCAAGAGAACTTTGCTTCATTTGCTCAGGAGATAAATCAGAGAATAGGTCAAGCTGTGTATAAACAgtgtatatacactcacctaaaagattattaggaacaccatactaatacggtgtttgaccccttttcaccttcagaactgccttaattctacatggcattgattccacaaggtgctgaaagcattctttagaaatgttggcccatattggtaggatagcatcttgcagttgatggagatttgtgggatgcacatccagggtagAGTTGTCTCGAACGGTTCGGGgcaaacatcggtggttcgcgttcgcattgAAACGTAACTTTATGGTGAGTTTGAcccacccctatactacatcattgtgctaaactttgaccctctacatcacaatcagcagacacatgacagtcaatcaggctacactcccgcctggagccccccccccccatataaggcagcagcatcggccattatctcactctgtgttgctgcagtagtgaaagaagggagaggaacctgctgcagagatagggaaatcttagttaggctcttgtagcttgctcctagctgatatttgttgttaaaAAGCCCCACAAAaggagctcttttcagagctaatgttcttgtgaaatcttttttttgtgtgagtttgccactgacactgcattatacagccctgtgtgtcgaagctggcccttgctaattgctatactgtgcaaggcccagcacattcagtgtctgccttgaaatgatttgagctttgtgacatggtgcattatcctgctggaagtagccatcagaggatgggtacatgatagtcatgaagggatggacatggtcagaagcaatgctcaggtagcccatggcatttaaacgatgcccaattggcactaaggggcctaaagtgtgccaagaaaacatcccccacaccattacaccaccaccagcttgcgcagtggtaacaaggcatgatggatccatgttctcattctgtttgcgccaaattctgactctatcaagactcatcagaccaggcaacatttttccagtcttcacctgtccaattttggtgagctcatgcaaatagtagcctctttttcctatttgtagtggagatgagtggtacccggtggggtctactgctgttgtagcccatccgcctcaaggttgtgcgtgttgtggcttcacaaatgctttgctgcatacctcggttgtaaccagggccggatttgtactctttaccactctAGGCCACAGTCACCAGCCGcccaccttcagtataggtactaatagatgacccctcccccttctctctagtataggtagcattatgaccccccccccccccaattttaggtagccagatgacccctcttccccttcccccaatataggtagccagatgacccctcccccttccctctattatatgtagccagatgacccctcccccctttccctccagtataggtagccagatgactcccttaatccctccttttcccatccccccactggcttcctatccagtacagaatcagattcaagatattgtgtctgacctacaaatccgaccacaaaacctgtccaacctacatttctgatcttactcagagatacacaccaagccgctcaatccgttcctccaatgaactttgtctgactgtcccccgcatcacccagtcccatgcacgcctccaggacttctcaagagccgctccaacactatggaaatccctacctccacccattagggcagccccctccttcaacatcttcaagaaggccctcaaaactcacctttcactgtggcctaccacccctcactagtgctctaaacctgcagcagagctctggtcccctacctttcgtgtccctacctctccctctagattgtaagcctttgggcagggtcctcctccttttgtgtcctacctgatcatgcacctccattactgtgcatccatgctatgcatttgagtgaacctaacttgcctaatctccatgctccatccagtgactgactaagcattaccttgttctcatactgtgctgcgtgatctggtctttattgtattcatgtattgtcatattgctgtatgtcacccctaaatattgcctgtaacctaaactaatgtccagcgctgcgtaatatgttggcgttttataaatacaataaataataataataattccccccccccccttcagtatagatagccagctcgccttcacactgcagcagccatcagtgtcactcatttctccgctcatctccagtgcagaatctTCCTCTTTTCCTCTCTGTCTCCAATACTGCCCacatccatagccgccggccacaatgcaaacgtgcacagagagcaaggtggctgctgcacaggcggttaACAGCAGTGTACTgcggtcaggcgctcacctgatctccctgcattccagcatttgcaagcttggcaaatgctgcaccagtttagccttctGCTTTGgtacccttcctcctgtggtaccctaggccatggcctaggcgaccttggcctaaatccggccctggttgtaacgagtggttattttagTTAATGTTGCTCTTctttcagcttgaatcagtcagcccattctcctctgatctctagcatcaacaaggcaatttcgcccacaggactgccgcatactggatgtttttcccttttcacaccattctttgtaaaccctagaaatggttgtacgtgaaaatcccagtaactgagcagattgggaaatactcagaccggccgtctggcaccaacaaccatgccacgctcaaaattgcttaaatcacgttTCTTTccaattctgacattcagtttggagttcaggagattgtcttgaccaggaccacacccctaaatgcattgaagcaactgccatgggaGTGGTTGATTATAATTGATGATTTCATTAATGAgacattgaacaggtgttcctaataatccatatatatatacatatatatatatataatttctccTGGTGGGATATGTATGCAAACTTTTCTGACATCTAATAGTCggcatttatttattgtaatacAGATTAGGTTTGATGGAATGGACTAAATAAACTATATTCTCCAGTATTCTCTGTTGTTTTACTGTTCTGTTGATTTCCCACCGGTCAAATTATAAAGATGACCAGGAGGGGGCATAGTTCCAGAATGTAACTCAATTACACAGTCATAAGTGGTGGAAGCTTATCAGTAGCCTGTGGAGAAAATAACATCAGCAAATTCATGATAAACAGTGGGTAATTTGTCAAGCTCAATATTAGTTTGAGCAAGAGTAATTTTTCAAGACAAGACTTTTCACCACTTTATCAATTTTGCTGACTGCCAGTCAAACACAGAATTGTGCTGTTTGAGCCAGGGCATACCCAAAACTATATCATAAGAAGGCATCTCCAAACAGTAAATGCTCACTTTTTCAATATGTTGACGATTGACCCCACTGTAATACAGagtcatcaatggcagtgatgcaAATAGTTTCAGACATCGTAACCATAAGGATGTGTAGCTGTAAAGCCAAAGATTTGTTCATGAAATTACCTACTGCACCATAAAAGCACGACAATTATGAATCTTTTCACAAATACATATGCAGATTGGtaccaaaatacattcagatttgaGAGGAAAAAGTTGCCCGCTTAGACGAGTTTCCTCTAAGCGCGGAAGTTTTTTGACTTCTGTTTCTTCTCCTGCGTGTTCCGCAGGACACGCATTCCGCAAAATGCTCTGTACCCCCGCAATAGAAACACAATCCCCCATCCCTTCTCTTAACTTTTTCTGCCATAGATAAGTTATAAGCACCTAACTGCATAGGttcaggattgtcagccacaggGACTGGAGGCGGAGCAGGAAGTGGTGGGCCTGAGCAGGACTAGACAGGTTTTATGTAAGATCATTTCTTATGACGTCTCTCTCTTAGACGTTGATCGATTTGAATTGAAAGATGGACCAACTCTTTCAAAGTTCCAGGAATTCCCACCCTGGCTATCTCATCTTTTAATAGTTCAGATAAGCCAAGTCTGAATTCATGCTTTAGAGCAGGTTCATTCCACAATGTATCACCTACCCACTGTCTGAATTTAATTGCGTATTCCTCGACAGGTTTTTTCCCTTGTCGCAGATTTTGTAACACATTTTCTGCATGAGCTCCTTGACTCTTATCCTCATCTAGGtcagataatgggcttgattcacaaagtggtgctaacctagttagcacgcctaaagacttttgggcatgataagcattgcactaagtaggttagcaccgctttgaagGAAAAACTCACGCGcaaaagttttgcacgcgcaaagtccggtgcgcacAAAatgtcgcatagagtttaatggcattGCGCACGTTTAAACTTTTGCGCACGTAGAAGTTTACGCGCATACAACTTTACTTTGCGCACGACTTtattttatcacacctaaactgggttTAGGAgttataatgggcttttcaccagcgtgctaacagttagcacggctttgttaaTCAAGCCCAATGCCTCCAAGataaattaaacaggaagtgtaggccaaagccCTTATTCTGGTGGAGGGCTGATTTCACTTTACTGCTGGGAAGCtcacttgctcactaagtggctttgTAAcatgtggcataggcgttaataaCAGGTGTTAGAACACAGGCACAAAAGAGGAGGAAATACTTTAAGCAGCAGGTAaggacttaaaaataaataaataaataaaacattttcttcatctaatattgtgtttttttgtattggttagaatgtgctaggcacgttgtggtgtagtctttaagttctACTTTTCTCTCTCttacttcactcactctccctctcctccaccccagcttcactcacactgcctctcctccaccccagcttcactcacactgcctctcctccacctcagcttcactccctctccctctcctccaccccagcttcactcacactgcctctcctccaccccagcttcactccctattcctctcctccaccccagcttcactcactctcccactcctccaccccagcttcactcacactgcctctcctccaccccagcttcactccctctccctctcctccaccccagcttcactcactctccctctcctccaccccagcttcactcactctccctctcctctagtgttgggcgaacacctggatgttcgggttcgggaaagttcgccgaacatggccgcaatgttcggcatgttcgggccgaaccccgaactccccgaacatctcgcttttgggggccctatggggtcgcaggcataaggggggagcatgccccgatcgcggggggggggggcggaaattccccccaccccctccgctagcgctcccccctctgcccgcttccccatacaaaagtttcaggaagtaccggtccggtggtagtgggtggctggcagtgggcggcactgtgaagtgagtgactgaggaggaggagtccggagagtgacgcgttgagggaggccgggcagcgggcggttcagcagtagtacggtatagtgttgggcgaacagtgttcaccactgttcgggttctgcagaacatcaccctgttcgggtgatgttcgggttcggccgaacacctgatggtgttcggacaaactgttcggccatatggccgaactaagagcgcatggccgaacgttacccgaacgttcggctagcgctgtgattggccgaacgggtcacgtgtagtgttgggcgaacatctagatgttcgggttcgggccgaacatggccgaactccgaacataatagaagtcaatggggacccgaactttcgtgctttgtaaagcctccttatatgctacataccccaaatttacagggtatgtgcaccttgggagtgggtacaagaggaaaaaaaaatttagcaaaaagagcttatagtttttgagaaaatcgattttaaagtttcaaagggaaaactgtcttttaaatgcgggaaatgtctgttttctttgcacaggtaacatgctttttgtcggcatgcagtcataaatgtaatacatataagaggttccaggaaaagggaccggtaacgctaacccagcagcagcacacgtgatggaacaggaggagggtagcgcaggaggagaaggccacgctttgagacacaacaacccaggccttgcatgaggacaagaagcgtgcggatagcaatttgcattttgtcgccatgcagtcataaatgtaatacagatgagaggttcaataaacagggaccggaaacgctaacccatcacagatgttcattgttcatgttacttggttggggtccgggagtgttgcgtagtcgtttccaatccaggattgattcattttaatttgagtcagacggtctgcattttctgtggagaggcggatacgccgccgatctgtgacgatgcctccggcagcactgaaacagcgttccgacataacgctggctgccgggcaagccagcacctctattgcgtacattgccagtttgtgccaggtgtctagcttcgatacccaatagttgaagggtgcagatggattgttcaacacagctacgccatctgacatgtagtccttgaccatcttctccaggcgatcggtgttggaggtggatctgcacgcttgctgttctgtgtgctgctgcatgggtgtcagaaaatgttcccactccaaggacactgccgataccattcccttttgggcactagctgcggcttgtgttgtttgctgccctcctggtcgtcctgggtttgcggaagtcagtctgtcggcgtacaactggctagaggagggggaggatgtcaatctcctctctaaagtctccacaagggcctgctggtattcttccattttgacctgtctggctctttcttcaagcagttttggaacattgtgtttgtaccgtggatccagaagggtataaacccagtaattggtgttgtccagaatgcgcacaatgcgtgggtcgcgttcaatgcagtcctaggccgaagaggtcatagcctagggtcacaaaacctgtttatttgggcaatttcaatggtggtgagtctgacgtacataaatcgcagcaatggccgttagcaacgtctgaatctcacgaaatgtctcatgcaggtagaagacatattgttagacttgggctccaaagatgggttccctacatctctgcaaaccagagttacagggctccaaatttggtaaaatcccccataggctttcattgggcctcctatttacagttccaaaatctcacatcttttcaaagggcaattactcagcagtggcaaattttctagcattgtagggacccttagggggaacattactggtgagtttcgggcccctaggccaaagaggtcatagcctagggtcacaaaaacctgtttatttgggctatttcaatggtagtgatggtgacgtacataaatcgcagcaatggccgttagcaaagtctgaatctcacgaaatgtctcatgcaggtagaagacatattgttagacttggattccaaagatggggtccctacatctctgcaaaccagagttacaggggtccaaaattggtaaaatcccccataggatttcattgcctcgctatttcactttccaaaatctcaaatcttttcaaagggcaatggctcagcagtggcaaattttctagcattgtagggacccttagggggaacatgactggtgagttccgggcccctaggccgaagaggtcatagcctagggtcacaaaaacctgtttatttgggctatttcaatggtagtgatggtggcttacataaatctcagccatggccgttagcaacgtctgaatctcacgaaatgtctcatgcagatagaagacatattgttagacttggattccaaagatggggtccctacatctctgcaaacaagagttacaggggtccaaaattggtaaaatcccccataggctttcattgggcctcctatttaccgttccaaaatctcacaccatttcaaagggcaatggctcagcagtggcaaaactcaccagtcatgatccccctaagggtccctacaatgctagaaaatttggtactgctgagccattgccctttgaaaagatgtgagattttggaaagtgaaatagggaggcaatgaaatcctatgggggattttaccaattttggacccctgtaactctggtttgcagagatgtagggaacctatctttggaatccaagtctaacaatatgtcttctacctgcatgagacatttcgtgagattcagactttgctaacggccattgctgcgatttatgtacgtcaccatcactaccattgaaatagcccaaataaacaggtttttgtgaccctaggctatgacctcttcggcctaggggcctgaaactcaccagtcatgttccccctaagggtccctacaatgctagaaaatttggtactgctgagccattgccctttgaaaagatgtgagattttggaaagtgaaatagagaggcaatgaaatcctatgggggattttaccaattttggacccctgtaactctggtttgcagagatgtagggaccccatctttggaatccaagtctaacaatatgtcttctacctgcatgagacatttcgtgagattcagactttgctaacggccattgctgcgatttatgtacgtcaccatcactaccattgaaatagcccaaataaacaggtttttgtgaccctaggctatgacctctttggcctaggggcccgaaactcaccagtcatgttccccctaagggtccctacaatgctagaaaatttgccactgctgagtaattgccctttgaaaagatgtgagattttggaactgtaaataggaggcccaatgaaagcctatgggggattttaccaaatttggagccctgtaactctggtttgcagagatgtagggaacccatctttggagcccaagtctaacaatatgtcttctacctgcatgagacatttcgtgagattcagacgttgctaacggccattgctgcgatttatgtacgtcagactcgccaccattgaaattgcccaaataaacaggttttgtgaccctaggctatgacctcttcggcctaggactgcattgaacgcgacccacacattgtgcgcattctggacaacaccaattactgggtttatacccttctggatccacggtacaaacacaatgttccaaaactgcttgaagaaagagccagacaggtcaaaatggaagaataccagcaggcccttgtggagactttagagaggagattgacatcctccccctcctctagccagttgtacgccgacagactgacttccgcaaacccaggacgaccaggagggcagcaaacaacacaagccgcagctagtgcccaaaagggaatggtatcggcagtgtccttggagtgggaacattttctgacacccatgcagcagcacacagaacagcaagcgtgaagatccacctccaacaccgatcgcctggagaagatggtcaaggactacatgtcagatggcgtagctgtgttgaacaatccatctgcacccttcaactattgggtatcgaagctagacacctggcacaaactggcaatgtacgcaatagaggtgctggcttgcccggcagccagcgttatgtcggaacgctgtttcagtgctgccggaggcatcgtcacagatcggcggcgtatccgcctctccacagaaaatgcagaccgtctgactcaaattaaaatgaatcaatcctggattggaaacgactacgcaacactcccggaccccaaccaagtaacatgaacaatgaacatctgtgatgggttagcgtttccggtccctgtttattgaacctctcatctgtattacatttatgactgcatggcgacaaaatgcaaattgctatccgcacgcttcttgtcctcatgcaaggcctgggttgttgtgtctcaaagcgtggccttctcctcctgcgccaccctcctcctgttccatcacgtgtgctgctgctgggttagcgttaccggtcccttttcctggaacctcttatatgtattacatttatgactgcatgccgacaaaaagcatgttacctgtgcaaagaaaacagacatttcccgcatttaaaagacagttttccgtttgaaactttaaaatcgattttctcaaaaactataagctctttttgctaaatatttttcctcttgtacccactcccaaggtgcacataccctgtaaatttggggtatgtagcctgtaaggaggctttacaaagcacaaaagttcgggtccccattgacttccattatgttcggagttcgggtcgaacacccgaacatcgcggccatgttcggcctgttcggcccgaacccgaacatctagatgttcgcccaacactagtacggtACTGCTgaaccctgttcggcggccaattagtagttcggggcgaacccgaacttaaaaggccgaacaccatcaggtgttcggccgaactcgaacatcacccgaacagggtgatgttctgcagaacccgaacagtggcgaacactgttcgcccaacactactctcctccaccccagcttcactccctctcctccaccccagcttcactccctctccctctcctccacccctgcTTCACTCActatccctctcctccaccccagcttcactccctctccctctcctccactccaactccactcactctccctctcctccaccccagcttcactcactctccctctcctccaccccagcttcactcacgctccctctcctccaccccagcttcactccctctccctctcctccacccatgcttcactccctcttcctctcctccaccccagcttcactcactctccctctcctccaccccagcttcactccctctccctctcctccaccccagcttcactccctctccctctcctccacccctgcTTCACTCActatccctctcctccaccccagcttcactccctctccctctcctccactccagctccactcactctccctctcctccaccccagcttcactcactctccctctcctccaccccagcttcactcacgctccctctcctccaccccagcttcactccctcttcctctcctccacccctgcttcactccctcttcctctcctccaccccagcttcactcactctccctctcctccaccccagattCACAcatgctccctctcctccacccctgcTTCACTCActatccctctcctccaccccagcttcactccctctcctccaccccagctccactcactctccctctcctccaccccagcttcactcactctccctctcctccaccccagcttcgctcacgctccctctcctccacccctgcTTCACTCActatccctctcctccaccccagctccactcagtctccctctcctccaccccagcttcactcattcTCCCCCTTCATCTTTTACCATTACTTTAAGTAATTTTTATCCCCACACAAttgtcatcatgttggacaatgcaatacagtgtacatcctgcaacatgtatgcatgccttgatcagcagattgagggCGTTTACTGTTGTCCTGGGTGTGTGCATGTTGCTCAATTAGAGGCTGAAGTCAGAGAGCTAAATGAGCATCTCACAACACTGAGACACATACACAACTtctagaagagcttggatctcacgatccagatgcTGGATGGAACtgttgaagatgaggtgggtggagtacagttggagcaagaagcag
This DNA window, taken from Hyperolius riggenbachi isolate aHypRig1 chromosome 3, aHypRig1.pri, whole genome shotgun sequence, encodes the following:
- the LOC137561970 gene encoding olfactory receptor 10A7-like, with translation MCEANQTQVTQIFLLGFQGLYKFKLVFFVGFLLSYILVLSGNFLIITLVTTTDHLKIPMFIFLKHLALTDILLTTTVVPLMLHIILVDEGTLPFIGCIAQLYYLGIFGCVQTLLITAMSYDRYLAICNPLRYASIMNLHVCLRLVVGLWFSGTLVMSSEIIVVCQLYFCGLNYIDHFFCDYGPIVELSTSDKFYFVIQDIISSIVMIASPFAFMVITYACISLSIMRISSANGRRKAFSTCSSHLTTVCTYYGTLIIVYVIPTDYSSVNINKYMSLLYLVVTPIMNPIIYSLRNREIKRTLLHLLRR